CGCCCTGTTCGACTTCGTCGGCAAGCACTTCGGCGGCCGGGTCACCGCCGTGCTGCGCGCCTGCTTCTACCTCCCGCAGGTGCTGCCGATCGCGGTCGCCGGCATCGTCTGGAGCTGGATCCTCGCCCCGGAAAACGGCTCCCTGAACGAGCTGCTGAAGGCGGTCGGGCTCGGCGGTTGGCAGCAGGACTGGCTCGGCGACCCGGACCTCGCCCTCTACACCGTCATGGCCGTGATGGTGTGGGTGCAGCTCGGCTTCCCGCTGGTCGTCTTCATGGCGGGCCTGCAACGCGTCGACCCGGCGCTGTACGAGGCGGCCGAACTGGACGGCGCCGGCTGGTGGCGCCGCTTCCTGCACATCACGCTGCCGCAGATCCGCCCCGAGATCCACGTGGTCCTCCTCTGGTGCACGATCGCCGCGCTGAAGGTGTTCGGCGCGGTGTACGTCCTGACCAAGGGCGGCCCCGGAGGCGCGACGGACGTGCCGTCGTACTTCTCCTTCACCACGTTCTTCGAGAAGACCCAGGTCGGCTACGGCGCGGCGATCTCCACCGTCCTGACCGTGCTCGTCCTCGCCCTGGCCCTGGTCGGCCTGAAGCTCCAGGAGAGGACCGACCGATGACCACCGCCCTGCGCCGCTACCCGGTGCTCATCGCCCTGTGCGTCGCGGCCCTGTTCATGACCGTGCCGTTCCTGATCGTCGCGCTCAACGCGGTCAAGTCCCCGGCGGAGTACGCCCAGAACGGCCCGCTCAGCCTCCCCGAGGGCTTCTACACGGACGGCGTGCGGGACTTCT
This genomic stretch from Streptomyces deccanensis harbors:
- a CDS encoding carbohydrate ABC transporter permease translates to MTVTVERGAAAGAKRPAGRSRHRPRRPGDSYALFLLPGALAFLAVVVVPFLMNTGVSFTDWQGVGSPEWSGLANYRELVGDEDFWASFRHSLFMVVAMAAVPTALGLVLAAALFDFVGKHFGGRVTAVLRACFYLPQVLPIAVAGIVWSWILAPENGSLNELLKAVGLGGWQQDWLGDPDLALYTVMAVMVWVQLGFPLVVFMAGLQRVDPALYEAAELDGAGWWRRFLHITLPQIRPEIHVVLLWCTIAALKVFGAVYVLTKGGPGGATDVPSYFSFTTFFEKTQVGYGAAISTVLTVLVLALALVGLKLQERTDR